The following proteins are encoded in a genomic region of Pseudomonadota bacterium:
- a CDS encoding DUF2934 domain-containing protein, whose protein sequence is MGSLPVAPSYEEIARLAYEIYEAEGRPNGQALSHWLQAEAALSSRPLAQA, encoded by the coding sequence TTGGGAAGCCTACCGGTCGCCCCTAGCTACGAGGAGATTGCGCGCCTGGCGTACGAAATCTACGAGGCCGAGGGTCGCCCGAACGGCCAGGCGCTCTCGCACTGGCTGCAAGCGGAGGCCGCTCTTTCGTCCAGGCCACTCGCTCAGGCGTAG